The DNA region GCAATtgatatatttttcttattatgaACAAAGAAAAACTGAAGCTAACAATTACTGTACATTgggttgccagtttattagaaaCACCTCAAATATACAAGAGTCCTGCACCAAGTCCTCCTTCATGATGATGctaatttttagtttttatttaaacagtttCACAGAGCAGTAGATGCAACTCATTTCTAAGGTTGTTGGCataactgttgaactgtattAAATTATACAGAGAGGTGCTTTTGCCATTCAGCATGTCCCCATTGATATAAAGGAGGATCCTATACAGTTATCATATATAAAACAAGTTCAAAGGTCCTCACAATGATGAGGATCAAGTCTGTGCAAGTTAGTTTTCCATACCATGAGAAAGTGGatagaaaccaatgaaaaactAGAGGAATAATTCATATCCACCCAAACAATGTCTCTTTCAGACATGTCCGTGCTTAGGccagcaagacaatgagacacattttGCATGtgtactagactggcctgcctgcagtccagagtTGGCTCACATTGAAAATGTGTAGTGCATTATGAAGGACAATGGAGAACTCTGACTGTTGAGTAACTGAAGTCATATATCaaacaagaataaaaaagaatttccctttcaaaacttcaacaatcagtgtcctcagttccaactttttaaaaacatgttgtagGCAGCAAactcagaatgagtgtataatcacaaaaaaaaacaatacaatttgGTCATTGAATATCTTGTCTGTGGGCTGTATTTAATTGAATACAGGTTGAAGAAGATTTGCAAATGATgtgttcatttattatttagGTTTTACACAACCTTAAAGAAAATTACCAGAAGGGTAGTCGACACGACATTGGTAATAATGAGTGTTAATAATGGAGCTTAGACGATCTAACATCTCTTTTCATTTGGTCACAAGGTAACTTTGTCCATGCGGGTAACATCCTTGCGACACAGAGGCTGATGAGGTATCACCCAGGAGCACATGTGAGTTACACTTTCTGTATCAGAGAATGTTGATGTGATGTAGTGCAGATTTGCACATTCTCATCTCCTCCATCCCTGTCCCACAGGTGGGGATGGGAACCAACAAGACGCTCTTTGCTTTGGAGGACGGCTATGTCAGGTTCACCAAGGAAGTCTATATCCCACCACCACGCGACCCCGAGGTCATCCGGGTCATCACCAAGCTGCCAAAAGGAGCCGTGCTCTATAAGACCTTCATCAACGTTGTGCCCCTCAAACAGGAGGGCAAGTTTAAACTGATAGACATGGTCTAACACTGACTGGACTGGGCTGGGACGTCACTGTTTCCCAGGTATTCTTGCGCGTTGTGGGATCAGCAAGGATTTGTTTTGACTGATTTCTGGAGAACTAAGTAAGCAGCAGACCATCAGCCAGAGAACAGAGAGGAGTCAGTGTAAACCTGCAGACTGTTGGCCTCTCCTTGGTTCCCTGTCTCAGAGTTCCATGATTATTTGACACTCTTTCGCACCTATTAAACAGGAGTTCAGTTCTGTCACCCATGGATTTCCAGTTTATTTACAAAAAGTCAACAATTCAACACAttgttgactttttgtttttttcctgtatttaaTAATAAGATCATCCCAGTACAGTCTGTGATACTGGTGTATAACCATGGGCTGGTGTCAATCATTACAGCTTTTGTTCACTGAGATGCTTCATGTCCACCAAGAAGTAAGGATACCTTAAAACTGAGGTGTCATCGCTGTAATAGAACATGTACTGTATTTACTGAATTAAAGTTTTATATGTGAAAGTCTTTAATGACTCTGGTTTTATGTCAAGTAAATTATTACGTGTTAGTACTTAAACATCAGTGGCtgcttaaaggaacacttcacagTCAAAATAATGATTGGTTTATCAGTTATTCACaccatgttatgttgaatttgggaagaaactttttttctccatggtAAGCAAAGTATCTAAAAACAGAGAACATTGTTAATGAATTGAAATAAAGGGGTCCGCATTAACAGCAACACTAtattaaaaacatctgtttacaaactctcataacttgtgcagtataatccaagtcatttatccagttgtattgctcagtacttcccttttacttcaattcattaaACATTTTCTCCATTTACGGATTCTTCAGTCACCGTGGAGgcatttgagaaaaacaaaattttcttcacATATTCagcgtaacacagggtgagtaattgatatgcaAATGGTCAGTTTGTGGGTGACATATTCCTTAAAAATGCCAGAaatcttctcttcttttttttttttttactttttaccaTAGGCAATGGGGTCCTACATGAACCATATGTTATTTCACATGACATGTTACTGTATTTGTTGGtttgtctgagctcagttttcATGCAAAGCAGAAATGATGAGAGGGAAGCTGCTGAACTGACAGAGCGTTTTGGAGGTGCACTGCAGTAGCTGGTTGTTGAGACTCGTTTATCTGACTTCCAAATCTGCACACAATAATTACAGAGTACACAACCACACATGAAAGCTGCCCATCAGCCATGACACATAAAAACACCCCGCACATGTCACGATCAATCATGTTAAATTACTGACAGAAGATGAAATCAGATACACTCAACACTGCAGAGTTGtgcacacatttaaaatcagtgaGAGGATGCTAGATTAACTATGaaattaatcaccaactaatTTAATAATCAAGTAATTTGTCTAAGTATTTTTTAAGATAAAAAGTCAAATTCTAGCTTAAATGTCTGTATCTTTTGATTTCACTTTCGTAATTCTCTGACAGTGAATTGAAttgtctttgggttgtggacaaaacaagacattttaggaaaccatcttgggctttggattgacattttatacaccaaagaattaattattttattaagacaaaaatgtcAGATTGATCAACAATGATGTAATTGTTAGTTGTAGTCTCATTTCTTATTTTAGTCAGTGCAGCATTAGAAATGCTGATGATTCTGTCCCCTTTATGagtgttaaaatattgatttatcatTTATGAATATTCATCTTTACTTTAACATTGATTGTTGCATAttgatttacacatttttaatgtTACAGAGAACTAATTAAGACCTCAAACCAAGTTTATGTGCTATGTGGAAACAAATTGTTGGAAAGGTGTAATACCAAAACTGACCACAGGATGTCGTACAATCACTCCTCCAGTACTTAATATGCTCCTCAGTTTGGCTTACTAGTGTTAGAATCCACATATTGACATTCCAGGCCTATTTCTTAATAAATTAAAGTTACAGAAAAAGAAGCAATCTTATAAGAGAACACCACCCAAATTAAGAATTCTattatgttatttccatggcctaggaaagttcaatcaatatttgtgaacatgagatTCACTCttaaagaagagagagaggtatctctaaatataaaatctggagctgctcccTAGACGATGAATAGGAGCCTGATTTTGCTTGTTGTCTtctttatacccaaatgagctttattctattgtagtgttcacagttgtaaaacagaaaatgtacccatatattcagaacattcccctgggtgctctcattGTCATCTGTAAAGTCTTTCCCAATTAATTGtccatggagcagctccagactttatacttgatgacactGCAAATTTAACTCTAGTGTTTGGATAGCAGAGAGAGTTTTTCATGTTTAATAATACTGTTGGACTGTCTTTGTCCATAGGAACAACATGTATGGATTTTGAAAATGGCCGTAGTTTCCTTTTAAGAATTATACTTCCTAAGGTTTATGATTACTCCGTAACTTGGATAAAAGGAGCCCTTTGATGATTGCCAGTGTCCTTCAACAATCCCTGTGTAAAATTTGTTGTGAATGGTACGAGCTTATCAGCATCTCTTTGAACGAGCTTTGAACAGGAATTAGGAGATAAATGGGAACGGCTGTATTTCAGAGGCTTGTGGTATGCAGGGGGAGTGTGGGTAAGTGTGGGTAAGGCTTAGTAAGTTGAAACGCTGTCATGAAGCAGAACGAATGATGGATGTGAGGAGTTTGCAGACATGGCATTCTATGTCTTAGATGGTGGAGGGCACATCACTGTTTGTGGGTTGCTGTGCACTCCACAGTCTGATTGGATAATATACCGAGGATAAACTGATGAACACTTCCATAAACCAGCATCAAGTAACCAAGTGTGAGCAATTTGATTCTTTGGTATCTGTtacactgtttgtgtttttcctctttagaaacaaaaaaatgagtCATGAAGTTACTGAATAGCCACTGACAATTGTGTGAGATCTGCATTTTTGGTTCTCAGTCCAGGCAAGTATCGGTGCAGGTCATCAGTGGATCCACAAGCAGCAAAGTGTAGTCTAGTTCTCCCAGATGCTTCCTGGTTATGGttggtttgtgttttctgtggttAGTGTTTGATCTGGGTTAAATAGTAACTGTGCTGTCGTACTTTACCTCTCAAACTGTGAGTAACAGTCACTGATGATGAGTGCAGGCcaaacactgtcactgtttAAGCAATGCTTGGTCTTGCCAAAGAAACTTCTACCAGAGTGAAACCAAGTTTCTTAGGCTAACCTGGCATCAGACATCAATATGACATTGGAAAGATGCTGAACCCTTACACTGGACGGACATAAAAGTTAGGTTAGAATGAAAATcaggttgacaatattttgagTGTCTAACAATGTTTAAATGTCACGTTGTGGGGACATTCACATTATGACGTTTTGCAGACTTTGGGTTTTGATTCCCATACCTTAAAACCAAATGTTGTTATTATACATCAAGATGACACTGGTGTGCAACATTTGAAAGATGCTGGAATTTGGTTACTTAAtaacacaacttaaaacaaacaaaatatcaatGTCATATGTCGTCAGTTTTCCACGTCAAATTGACGATGACATTAGACTTTGTCCTGACGTTGGAATTTGGTCACCTGACAACCTAAAGTCATCCAAATATCAACACCCATTGACATTATTTTTGGTTTCTACTGTTGGAAATGTCAGCTTGTCTGTCAGTTAGTCTATTGGTCCACCACTTAAACATCACAACAACTATTGGACTGATCAGCATGAAACACTGTACACGCATTTATGATTCTCAGAGGATGAAGCCCATTGACTTTAGTGATCCCTTGACTTTTTCTCAAGCATTACCAACAGGTTAATAGTTGTAGCTTTTAGTTAAATGAGTCAACTACTATTGGATGCattaccatgaaatttggtacagatgtTCACGGTGCTCTttggatgaatcctaatgattAAGTTGATTCCCTGACTTATTTTCTGGTGCCATCAGCAGGTCAAAATTTTCACCTGTCCagtaaaatatcttaaaatctACTTGATGAATTGGCACAAAACCctgtacagatattcatggttcccagatgaTGAATCCCATGGATTTTaatgatcccctgacttttcctctagtgccacctgCAAATTGACCTTCAAGTGAAATGTCTAAATAACTATTTGATTGATTGCCATTTAATTTGTTTCAAACATTTGTGTCTCCAACAAGACAAACTGTAATCACTCTGATGACTTTTaattggttcagtattttgGTTTTTGACCAAATGCCATTTTCATAATCCTCAggtgtactttgtgtttagtgctaataagctaatgttagcatgctaacatgctaaattaGGGTgttgaacatggtaaacattacctgctaaacatcagcatgttaaggcactttgagcatgttagcatgcttatGTTAGCACTTCGCTCAAAGCATCATTGTCTCTAAGTAGCCTATAGCATCACTGAGCTGCTAATGTGTATCTCACTTGCTGAGATGAAGCAGCTTGTCTATAGACAGGCATGGTCCTGGGGTTTACGGTCCACATTTTAAGACAAATCGGCATCCATCCATCGCATTTATTGTTAAATACAGAAATGTGAGCTAACAAAGTTAGtcaaaaatgactttaaatttACGCAAAAACTTATGCTCTTATGAAAATTTACAGGAATGGCTGTACGAGCACTCATGTCATCACAAGTTGGTTTTGTCCATGTCTTTTTAGCTGTCATCTTTGCTGTCTTACACGTTTTCATGCTCCTCTCTGTCCCGCTGTTTACAGAAATGTCTGAGCTCACAAAACTGGGGCTTGTTAAAGGCCTCTAAAGTAAGGAATATTGACCAAACACTACTGGATACCCACAATATTCCCATAATAACAATATTGTTACC from Epinephelus fuscoguttatus linkage group LG20, E.fuscoguttatus.final_Chr_v1 includes:
- the mrpl27 gene encoding 39S ribosomal protein L27, mitochondrial, translated to MSFKMAALASLLLKTRAGLLVPGQTSLLDSVRFASKKSGGSVKNLGGKSPGRRYGFKKQDGNFVHAGNILATQRLMRYHPGAHVGMGTNKTLFALEDGYVRFTKEVYIPPPRDPEVIRVITKLPKGAVLYKTFINVVPLKQEGKFKLIDMV